A portion of the Bacteroides faecium genome contains these proteins:
- the fsa gene encoding fructose-6-phosphate aldolase: MKFFIDTANLEQIQEAYDLGVLDGVTTNPSLMAKEGIKGTQNQREHYIKICEIVKGDVSAEVIATDYEGMIREGEELAALNTHIVVKVPCIADGIKAIKYFTEKRIRTNCTLVFSVGQALLAAKAGATYVSPFVGRLDDICEDGVGLVGDIVRMYRTYDYKTQVLAASIRNTKHIIECVEVGADVATCPLSAIKGLLNHPLTDSGLKKFLEDYKKVNG; encoded by the coding sequence ATGAAGTTTTTTATTGACACAGCCAATTTGGAGCAGATTCAAGAGGCGTATGACCTCGGAGTACTTGACGGAGTGACTACCAACCCTTCGCTCATGGCGAAAGAAGGTATCAAGGGCACGCAAAACCAGCGTGAACATTATATCAAGATATGCGAGATTGTCAAAGGCGACGTGAGTGCCGAAGTGATTGCAACCGATTATGAAGGCATGATTCGCGAGGGCGAAGAACTGGCTGCGCTTAATACACATATTGTAGTGAAAGTGCCTTGCATTGCCGATGGTATCAAAGCTATCAAGTATTTCACGGAGAAGAGAATCCGTACAAACTGTACATTGGTCTTTTCCGTAGGACAGGCATTATTGGCTGCTAAAGCCGGAGCTACTTATGTTTCACCTTTTGTCGGACGTTTGGACGACATTTGTGAAGATGGGGTAGGGCTTGTCGGTGATATTGTACGTATGTATCGTACCTATGATTACAAGACGCAGGTACTTGCTGCTTCTATCCGCAATACGAAGCATATCATCGAATGTGTGGAAGTGGGAGCGGACGTTGCTACTTGTCCGTTGAGTGCTATCAAGGGCTTATTGAATCATCCGTTGACGGATTCGGGATTGAAGAAATTCCTGGAAGACTATAAGAAAGTGAATGGTTGA
- a CDS encoding class I fructose-bisphosphate aldolase, whose product MSKVVELLRDKACYYLDHTCETIDKSLIHVPSPDTIDKVWIDSDRNIRVLNSLQTLLGHGRLANTGYVSILPVDQDIEHTAGASFAPNPIYFDPENIVKLAIEGGCNGVASTFGILGSVARKYAHKIPFIVKLNHNELLSYPNSFDQVMFGTVKEAWNMGAVAVGATIYFGSEQSRRQLVEIAEAFEYAHELGMATILWCYLRNNDFKKGAVDYHSAADLTGQADRLGVTIKADIVKQKLPTNNGGFKAIGFGKIDERMYTELSSEHPIDLCRYQVANGYMGRVGLINSGGESHGESDLRDAVITAVVNKRAGGMGLISGRKAFQKPMNEGVELLNTIQDVYLDPEITIA is encoded by the coding sequence ATGAGTAAAGTAGTTGAATTACTAAGAGATAAGGCCTGTTATTACCTGGACCACACTTGCGAAACCATTGATAAATCATTGATTCATGTTCCGTCTCCCGATACTATAGATAAGGTTTGGATTGATTCCGACCGGAACATACGCGTATTGAACAGCCTGCAAACCTTGTTGGGACACGGACGTCTGGCAAATACCGGTTATGTATCCATACTTCCCGTCGACCAGGATATTGAACATACCGCCGGGGCATCCTTTGCCCCGAATCCGATTTATTTCGACCCGGAAAATATCGTAAAACTGGCTATTGAAGGCGGTTGTAACGGGGTAGCTTCCACATTTGGTATTCTTGGCTCCGTGGCACGTAAATATGCCCATAAAATACCTTTCATTGTGAAACTGAATCACAATGAGTTGCTTTCTTACCCGAACAGCTTCGACCAAGTGATGTTCGGTACGGTTAAGGAGGCTTGGAATATGGGAGCGGTAGCCGTAGGAGCAACCATCTATTTCGGTTCTGAACAAAGCCGTCGCCAGTTGGTGGAGATTGCCGAGGCTTTTGAATATGCGCACGAACTGGGTATGGCAACCATTCTTTGGTGCTATCTGCGTAATAATGATTTCAAGAAAGGTGCTGTGGACTATCATTCCGCTGCCGACCTCACCGGACAGGCCGACCGCCTGGGAGTCACTATCAAAGCGGATATTGTGAAACAGAAACTTCCTACTAATAATGGTGGGTTTAAAGCCATCGGCTTCGGTAAAATTGATGAACGTATGTACACCGAATTAAGTTCCGAACACCCGATTGACCTTTGCCGCTACCAGGTAGCCAACGGCTATATGGGACGTGTAGGATTGATTAACTCCGGTGGAGAATCTCATGGAGAATCAGACTTGCGTGATGCTGTCATCACTGCCGTAGTCAATAAACGTGCCGGTGGTATGGGATTGATTAGCGGACGTAAAGCGTTCCAGAAACCGATGAATGAAGGCGTAGAGTTATTGAACACCATCCAAGATGTATATCTTGACCCGGAAATAACAATTGCTTAA
- the gpmA gene encoding 2,3-diphosphoglycerate-dependent phosphoglycerate mutase yields MKKIVLLRHGESVWNKENRFTGWTDVDLTEKGVAEAEKAGVTLKEYGFNFDKAYTSYLKRAVKTLNCVLDKMNLDWIPVEKNWRLNEKHYGELQGLNKAETAEKYGEEQVLVWRRSYDIAPNPLAENDLRNPRFDYRYHEVPDAELPRTESLKDTIERIMPYWESDIFPSLKTAHTLLVVAHGNSLRGIIKHLKHISDEDIIKLNLPTAVPYVFEFDENLNVANDYFLGNPEEIKKLMDAVANQGKKK; encoded by the coding sequence ATGAAAAAGATAGTATTGCTTCGTCATGGTGAAAGTGTCTGGAACAAGGAAAACCGTTTTACGGGCTGGACGGATGTAGACCTGACTGAAAAAGGAGTTGCCGAAGCGGAGAAAGCCGGTGTGACGCTGAAAGAATATGGATTCAATTTCGATAAAGCCTATACCTCTTATCTGAAAAGAGCTGTAAAGACACTGAACTGTGTACTGGACAAGATGAACCTGGACTGGATTCCCGTAGAGAAAAACTGGCGCTTGAATGAAAAGCATTATGGAGAGTTGCAGGGATTGAATAAAGCGGAAACTGCCGAGAAATATGGTGAAGAGCAAGTGCTCGTATGGCGTCGTAGCTACGATATTGCTCCTAATCCGCTTGCGGAGAATGATTTGAGAAACCCGCGTTTCGATTACCGTTACCATGAAGTTCCCGATGCCGAACTCCCCCGTACCGAATCTTTAAAAGATACCATCGAACGTATTATGCCTTATTGGGAATCGGATATATTTCCCAGTCTGAAAACAGCCCATACCTTATTGGTGGTGGCTCATGGCAATAGTTTGAGAGGTATCATCAAGCATCTGAAACATATTTCGGATGAAGATATTATAAAGCTGAACCTGCCTACTGCCGTGCCTTACGTTTTTGAGTTTGATGAAAACCTGAACGTGGCTAATGATTATTTCCTCGGTAATCCCGAAGAAATAAAGAAACTGATGGACGCGGTAGCGAATCAGGGGAAGAAAAAATAG
- a CDS encoding zinc-dependent metalloprotease produces the protein MRKILMMAVLVLLTLQGVGAHIGGECLLDSGKKKLVAQEDTTKKTTPYEKLLKEGGSECEGMFTVRHIKDDWYFEVPDSLLERLLLVVTRFKAVPQGFKMISGEEVNRSVVYWEQHNDKTLFLREYVQSQFARPGDKIAEALKQSTVNPVIGKFDVIGRNPETQAQLINVSKFLLGDNKTCGFTSSDRSILGIGSLVQDRTFMDTIKTYPINVEVTTLRTYNITSGKLPAAATGSVTVKLNTSMVMLPKEPMQPRLADERVGFFQNPVTEFSDDQQVTVRGSIIQRYRLEPKDPERYRRGQLTEPKRPIVYYIDPATPKKWIPYLKAGVKDWNVAFEAAGFKNAIIAKEWPDDPTMSLDDARYSVLRYLPSENENAYGPRIVDPRSGEIMESHICWYHNVMNLLKKWYMVQCGPLDKRAQTMNFDDELMGTLIQFVSSHEVGHTLGLRHNMAASSATPVEKLRDKAWVEANGHTVSIMDYARFNYVAQPEDKISGKGLFPRIGDYDKWAIKWGYQYRPEFKDPFKEKAALRAEVTKKLQNDRRMLFIGDEGKGADPRSQSEDLGDNNMKANEYGIKNLKRVMENIMTWTAQPDGHYDDLNTIYKSVRAQHLKYTMHVQRNLGGRYTNNLPGMKPHDYLPRSVQKEAIEWFGRNLFEAPLWLYPDKVVSCTGVKPMDEIRDRQNSLVTLLLAPGMMYNIYSSSLCGSEPYPLDEYLNDVFTAIWKPLNTSNELENNLRRQLQRSYLTFIGRMMNPESKDIANANATFSRSDILLFVETHFDKVEEYVKRQLAVCKEGDLNYRHYAALLRDIKKTKEAYYGKNTDISASTEGF, from the coding sequence ATGCGAAAGATTTTAATGATGGCTGTGTTGGTGCTCCTTACCTTGCAAGGTGTCGGAGCACATATCGGCGGTGAATGTCTGCTTGATAGCGGAAAGAAGAAATTAGTAGCCCAAGAGGACACTACCAAGAAAACTACACCTTATGAGAAACTGCTGAAAGAAGGCGGAAGCGAATGTGAGGGAATGTTTACAGTACGTCATATCAAAGATGACTGGTATTTTGAAGTACCGGATTCTCTGTTGGAACGGTTACTGTTGGTTGTTACCCGGTTTAAAGCCGTGCCGCAGGGTTTCAAGATGATTAGTGGCGAAGAGGTGAACCGGAGTGTGGTTTATTGGGAACAGCATAATGACAAGACTCTCTTTCTGCGCGAGTATGTGCAGTCACAGTTTGCCCGTCCGGGGGATAAAATAGCTGAGGCGTTGAAACAATCAACTGTAAATCCGGTTATTGGTAAGTTCGATGTTATCGGTAGGAATCCGGAAACTCAGGCACAGCTCATTAATGTATCCAAGTTTCTTCTGGGGGATAACAAAACATGTGGCTTTACATCAAGTGACCGTTCCATTCTGGGTATCGGCTCGTTAGTACAGGATCGTACATTTATGGATACTATCAAGACTTATCCTATTAATGTAGAGGTGACCACCTTGCGTACTTACAATATTACTTCCGGCAAGTTGCCGGCGGCTGCGACGGGTTCGGTGACTGTGAAATTGAATACCAGCATGGTAATGTTACCTAAAGAACCCATGCAGCCACGTCTGGCGGACGAACGGGTGGGATTCTTCCAGAATCCGGTAACTGAATTTTCGGACGACCAGCAGGTTACTGTGCGCGGATCTATCATCCAGCGTTACCGGTTGGAGCCGAAAGACCCGGAACGTTATCGCCGGGGACAACTTACCGAACCGAAACGTCCCATTGTATATTACATAGACCCTGCAACACCGAAGAAATGGATACCTTATCTTAAAGCGGGTGTGAAAGACTGGAATGTAGCCTTTGAAGCTGCCGGATTCAAAAATGCCATCATAGCTAAAGAATGGCCGGACGATCCTACAATGAGTTTGGATGACGCACGTTATAGCGTGTTGCGTTATCTGCCTTCGGAAAACGAGAATGCTTACGGGCCGCGTATTGTAGACCCTCGTAGCGGGGAAATCATGGAAAGCCATATCTGTTGGTATCACAACGTGATGAACTTGCTTAAAAAGTGGTATATGGTGCAGTGCGGACCTTTGGATAAACGTGCGCAGACAATGAACTTTGATGACGAATTGATGGGTACATTGATTCAGTTCGTTTCCTCACATGAGGTAGGGCATACCCTCGGATTGCGTCACAACATGGCGGCAAGTTCGGCTACGCCGGTAGAAAAACTGCGTGATAAAGCTTGGGTGGAAGCCAATGGTCACACGGTGTCGATAATGGATTATGCACGGTTTAATTACGTGGCGCAACCTGAGGATAAGATTTCCGGGAAAGGACTTTTCCCCCGTATTGGCGACTATGACAAATGGGCAATCAAATGGGGTTACCAGTATCGTCCCGAATTTAAAGACCCTTTTAAAGAGAAAGCGGCATTGCGTGCCGAAGTCACGAAGAAACTTCAGAACGACCGTCGTATGTTGTTTATCGGTGATGAAGGAAAAGGTGCTGACCCGCGCAGCCAAAGTGAGGATCTGGGTGATAACAATATGAAAGCGAATGAATATGGCATAAAGAACCTGAAAAGGGTGATGGAAAATATAATGACCTGGACAGCGCAGCCTGACGGCCATTATGACGACCTGAATACGATTTATAAATCAGTCCGTGCCCAACATCTGAAATACACTATGCATGTACAGAGAAACTTGGGTGGCCGTTATACCAATAATCTGCCGGGGATGAAACCTCATGATTACCTGCCGCGCAGTGTGCAGAAAGAGGCGATAGAGTGGTTTGGACGCAATCTGTTCGAGGCTCCGCTCTGGCTCTATCCGGATAAGGTGGTGAGTTGCACGGGAGTCAAACCTATGGATGAAATTCGTGACCGCCAAAATTCCTTAGTCACTTTACTGCTCGCGCCGGGAATGATGTATAATATCTATTCGTCTTCTTTGTGCGGTTCGGAACCGTATCCGCTTGATGAATATCTGAATGATGTGTTCACTGCGATATGGAAACCTTTGAACACTTCCAATGAGTTGGAAAATAATCTCCGTCGCCAGTTGCAACGGTCTTATCTGACATTTATCGGACGCATGATGAATCCCGAAAGCAAAGATATCGCCAATGCGAATGCGACATTCAGCCGTTCTGATATCCTGCTCTTTGTGGAAACACACTTTGACAAGGTGGAAGAATATGTGAAAAGACAGCTTGCCGTTTGCAAGGAAGGTGACTTGAATTATCGTCATTATGCAGCTTTGCTGCGGGACATTAAAAAGACAAAAGAAGCATATTACGGCAAAAATACCGATATATCTGCTTCAACAGAGGGCTTTTAA
- a CDS encoding RagB/SusD family nutrient uptake outer membrane protein: protein MRKLLYILPIILIIGFAACENYVDITPTGKKTVDSTQTYYELIALPNRAYYPSAFALLSDNVWAKESNIIGNEFISWDGINMTFNEEANRKELSDNNLYANCYAYILRSNIVISLIDDSQGDKDTKELAKAEAKIMRAWDHFIAVNTYAKAYNPETAANDGGIPIVSKYDLEATPTKSTVAEVYDFIIKDIEDALPYLQEEPVNVYHPSKAFGYALAARVYLFHRDWKKAKEAAEESLKRNGSLIDYVTLADAGGPTKVSTYAKGGNPEILNYAYMGGYSDNLAYTYGMASPELVQLYGQNDERMNQFFKTTGNSIYYFDEGSGAALWNTSITYSKFQTMSVGMRTAEVYLILAEAKARLKDISGAVGTLNLLREKRIRGAEAVLPEPATERAMVQAVIDERRKELISGFSRFWDLKRYNTEADYAKTITRKFPLVSTDVEQKTYTLRPDSRLYIIPFPVDAREKNPNITLNTNE from the coding sequence ATGCGTAAATTACTTTATATTTTGCCGATTATTCTCATAATAGGGTTTGCAGCTTGCGAAAATTATGTGGATATAACTCCCACAGGCAAGAAAACCGTGGATTCTACCCAAACTTATTACGAATTGATAGCACTGCCCAACCGGGCTTATTATCCGTCAGCCTTTGCTTTGTTGAGTGATAATGTATGGGCGAAGGAATCAAATATCATAGGTAATGAGTTTATCTCATGGGATGGTATTAATATGACTTTCAATGAGGAAGCCAACAGAAAAGAATTGAGTGACAACAATCTGTATGCAAACTGTTATGCATACATCTTGCGGTCGAATATTGTGATTTCATTGATAGACGACAGTCAGGGTGACAAAGACACCAAAGAACTGGCTAAAGCGGAAGCGAAGATCATGCGTGCATGGGATCACTTTATTGCAGTGAATACGTATGCGAAAGCCTATAATCCGGAAACGGCGGCGAATGACGGCGGGATTCCCATCGTCAGTAAATATGACTTGGAAGCTACTCCGACCAAATCGACTGTTGCCGAAGTTTATGATTTCATTATTAAGGATATAGAAGATGCACTTCCTTATTTGCAGGAAGAACCGGTAAATGTATATCATCCGTCCAAAGCGTTTGGTTATGCATTGGCTGCTCGCGTTTATCTGTTCCATCGAGACTGGAAGAAAGCGAAAGAAGCTGCGGAAGAATCGTTGAAACGGAACGGCAGTTTGATTGATTATGTGACTTTAGCGGATGCAGGCGGCCCGACCAAGGTGTCGACTTATGCCAAAGGCGGTAATCCGGAAATTTTGAATTATGCTTATATGGGGGGATACTCTGACAATTTGGCTTACACGTATGGTATGGCAAGTCCGGAGTTGGTGCAACTTTACGGACAGAATGACGAACGTATGAACCAATTCTTCAAAACGACCGGCAACAGTATCTATTACTTTGATGAAGGCTCCGGTGCTGCTTTATGGAATACTTCAATTACTTACTCTAAATTCCAGACGATGTCCGTAGGTATGCGTACTGCTGAAGTTTATCTGATTTTGGCCGAAGCTAAAGCACGGTTGAAGGATATATCGGGTGCTGTCGGGACTTTGAACTTGTTGCGGGAAAAACGAATCAGGGGTGCGGAAGCCGTATTGCCGGAACCGGCTACCGAACGGGCGATGGTGCAGGCAGTCATTGACGAACGCCGCAAAGAGTTGATTTCAGGATTCAGCCGTTTTTGGGATTTGAAACGATACAATACGGAAGCCGATTATGCGAAGACAATCACCCGTAAGTTTCCATTGGTTTCTACGGACGTTGAGCAGAAAACATACACACTGCGCCCGGATTCACGCTTGTATATCATCCCGTTCCCGGTAGATGCCCGTGAAAAGAACCCGAACATAACGCTGAACACTAACGAATAA
- a CDS encoding SusC/RagA family TonB-linked outer membrane protein, with the protein MKKQQITLSRKKAMRKVVWMKAAFLLLMFVTALYGRAQDTDSKLISLELKEAPLGEALKQFSNVSGYKVNFPSEDVGAYRVSVSIHQLAPLAALQKILEGKPFEYEVKQHFITVRKVKPASTTRKVRNVEGRVMDEKGDPLPGANVRGIDSPFGAISNIEGYFTCKVLEGTHTLEVSYVGMQTEKVSIKGRTSVNVILHEDKQQLGDVVVTGYQRISRERSTASFGFIDSEQLTRQMHSDLVSSLEGQIAGLRMNINPNNGDMSPILRGVGTFSDKVGTMPLIVVDDMPTDLTLSEINSYNVESITVLKDAAAASIYGALAANGVIVVATKKAPKEGTNVSINADWFITTKPNFKSLNLASTSEIIDYQTAVFDANVAEIGSASGYLSGFKSGYYNPLFQLYLDRENGSVSSDEVNATLNQWRNNDYYKEYRDNAWRTAVTQRYNVSISQKTGNNNHFLSFNYETDNQRIISSKSNRISLYYKSNYAITSWMNVNAGVDVRMGRSDTPNTSYTSYTIQQRYERILDADGNRYTSPYVNIGGYPNSAYNGSVVSQAECVSPYKSFGFNVLDMLDESKTKAHNVSIRPFVSLQARFLKMFKYNFMYQYEWNKSKSEQFDSEDSYLMRMSHNGMVDTDGKSHLPKGGRFYQTEVESNRYTVRNQIDFDKSWKDHTVTAIAGLEFRENKIPKSTRQLLYGYDPQTLTSDQMNWQTFRDGVGTSALSGNTITLSGLSTTLQETRHRYASFYANAAYSYLSRYNLSGSIRWDQTDLFGLDIRNQRHPLWSVGASWILSEESFMKEISWLDYLKVRMTYGINGNVDQSSTTYFVVKQKTQSNPIKTTYLTYDDDDLPNPKLRWEKTATYNVGLDFRLFNNVINGSLEYYNRQASDLLVRRYMDPTIGAKSRVVNNGEMRNRGVEFSLTANIVRKKDWNFAVDFNFDHNKNKMLKVDHSESDYASLFIMSPQNYFMEGTSYNTLWAYRIDRIENGYPVAVDKDGNDLVKFNEDGTVASITSGSSLKGTDDLVNLGSLTPKFSGSLAFRLNYKNFDLNAFFVYAGGNKLRNSVVSMSDQLGSQTLKGISNRWSADAPDELVRMYLDMPSQVKSYAGTFQDWWQYGDMNVKDAGYVKLRSLSLGYTLPLTICQHLRLNSLKVKVQVNNLFTWCKAGSDIDPESYNMNGGTRGMASPKTYSIGLSTSF; encoded by the coding sequence CAATGTGTCCGGTTATAAGGTGAATTTTCCTAGTGAAGATGTCGGAGCGTACCGGGTAAGCGTCAGCATACACCAGTTGGCACCTTTGGCGGCACTTCAGAAAATACTGGAAGGGAAACCTTTTGAATATGAGGTGAAACAACATTTTATCACTGTCCGTAAAGTGAAGCCTGCATCGACTACTCGTAAAGTCAGAAACGTCGAGGGGCGGGTAATGGATGAAAAAGGTGATCCGTTGCCGGGTGCGAACGTCCGGGGAATCGACAGCCCATTTGGAGCCATTTCTAATATTGAAGGATATTTTACTTGCAAAGTACTGGAAGGCACTCATACATTGGAAGTCTCTTATGTGGGGATGCAGACTGAAAAGGTGTCTATCAAAGGACGTACCAGCGTCAATGTAATTTTGCATGAGGACAAACAACAACTAGGTGACGTAGTCGTGACCGGTTATCAGCGTATCAGCCGTGAACGTTCTACTGCCTCTTTTGGCTTTATAGATTCTGAACAACTGACAAGGCAGATGCATAGTGACCTGGTGTCATCCCTGGAAGGACAAATAGCCGGTTTGCGTATGAATATTAATCCGAATAACGGTGATATGAGTCCCATCCTTCGTGGTGTAGGTACATTCTCAGATAAGGTAGGCACAATGCCGTTGATCGTCGTAGATGATATGCCGACCGACCTGACTTTGAGTGAGATAAATTCTTATAATGTAGAAAGTATTACAGTCTTGAAAGATGCCGCAGCAGCTAGTATTTATGGTGCTTTAGCTGCGAATGGTGTTATCGTAGTGGCTACGAAGAAAGCTCCAAAAGAAGGTACAAACGTGTCTATTAACGCCGACTGGTTTATCACTACCAAACCGAATTTCAAGAGCTTGAATCTGGCTTCTACCAGTGAAATCATTGATTACCAAACGGCTGTATTTGATGCCAATGTAGCCGAAATAGGGAGTGCATCGGGATACTTGTCCGGTTTTAAATCCGGATACTACAACCCTTTGTTCCAACTTTATCTGGATCGGGAAAATGGAAGTGTCAGCAGTGATGAGGTAAATGCCACTTTGAATCAATGGCGCAATAATGACTATTATAAAGAATATCGTGACAACGCCTGGCGTACAGCCGTGACCCAACGTTATAACGTGAGTATATCTCAAAAGACCGGAAATAACAATCACTTTCTTTCTTTCAACTATGAGACTGACAATCAGCGTATCATAAGCAGTAAGAGTAATCGGATTTCCTTGTATTACAAGTCGAACTATGCGATTACGAGTTGGATGAATGTGAACGCCGGCGTGGACGTACGCATGGGACGCAGCGACACACCGAATACAAGCTATACCAGCTATACCATACAGCAAAGGTATGAACGGATATTGGATGCCGACGGCAACCGTTATACGTCTCCTTACGTCAATATAGGCGGTTATCCGAACAGTGCTTATAATGGCAGTGTGGTAAGTCAGGCGGAATGTGTTTCACCTTACAAATCGTTTGGTTTCAATGTGCTCGATATGCTGGATGAAAGCAAGACGAAAGCGCACAATGTCAGTATCCGTCCATTTGTCAGTTTGCAGGCCCGTTTCCTGAAGATGTTTAAGTACAATTTTATGTATCAATATGAATGGAACAAGAGTAAGAGTGAGCAGTTTGACTCGGAAGATTCCTATCTGATGCGTATGTCGCATAACGGTATGGTTGACACGGACGGAAAATCGCATTTGCCGAAAGGTGGTCGATTTTATCAGACAGAAGTAGAAAGTAACCGCTATACAGTACGAAACCAGATAGATTTTGACAAAAGCTGGAAGGATCATACAGTGACTGCCATTGCCGGATTGGAATTCCGTGAAAACAAGATTCCGAAATCTACTCGTCAATTACTTTATGGCTATGATCCGCAGACGCTGACTTCCGATCAAATGAACTGGCAGACCTTCCGTGATGGCGTAGGAACCAGTGCCCTTTCCGGCAATACGATTACTTTGTCGGGGCTGTCCACCACTTTACAGGAGACACGCCATCGTTATGCGTCTTTTTATGCGAATGCAGCATACTCTTACCTGTCCCGCTATAATCTGTCGGGAAGTATCCGTTGGGATCAAACCGACTTGTTCGGTCTTGATATTCGTAACCAGCGTCATCCCTTATGGTCTGTTGGTGCTTCCTGGATCCTGTCGGAAGAGTCATTTATGAAAGAGATTTCCTGGTTGGATTATCTCAAAGTGCGTATGACTTATGGTATCAACGGTAACGTAGACCAAAGTTCGACCACTTATTTTGTTGTCAAGCAAAAGACACAGAGCAATCCTATTAAAACAACCTATCTGACGTACGATGATGATGATTTGCCTAATCCGAAACTGCGTTGGGAAAAGACTGCCACTTACAATGTGGGATTGGATTTCCGCCTGTTCAATAATGTGATTAACGGTAGTTTGGAATACTACAACCGCCAAGCGTCCGATTTGCTTGTACGTCGGTATATGGATCCGACTATAGGGGCGAAATCACGTGTTGTAAATAATGGCGAGATGCGTAACCGGGGTGTGGAATTTTCCCTCACGGCAAACATCGTCCGCAAGAAAGACTGGAATTTTGCTGTAGATTTCAACTTTGACCATAATAAGAACAAAATGCTGAAAGTGGATCACAGCGAATCGGACTATGCGTCACTTTTTATTATGAGTCCGCAGAACTATTTCATGGAAGGCACTAGCTATAATACACTATGGGCTTACCGTATAGACCGCATTGAGAACGGGTATCCGGTAGCAGTAGATAAAGATGGCAATGATTTGGTGAAATTCAATGAAGACGGCACGGTAGCCAGTATCACCAGCGGTTCATCGCTCAAAGGTACTGACGACTTGGTGAACCTTGGTTCACTGACTCCGAAATTCAGTGGCTCACTGGCTTTCAGGCTTAACTATAAGAATTTCGATTTGAACGCTTTCTTCGTGTATGCCGGCGGTAACAAACTGCGCAACAGTGTAGTGAGCATGAGTGACCAATTGGGAAGCCAGACGCTGAAAGGAATTTCCAACCGTTGGAGTGCGGATGCCCCGGATGAATTAGTACGTATGTATCTTGATATGCCGTCGCAGGTGAAATCTTATGCGGGTACTTTTCAGGATTGGTGGCAGTATGGTGATATGAATGTGAAAGATGCCGGTTATGTGAAATTGCGTAGCCTGAGTTTGGGTTATACTTTGCCACTGACTATCTGCCAGCATCTCCGTCTCAACTCGCTGAAAGTAAAGGTGCAAGTGAACAATCTGTTTACCTGGTGTAAGGCAGGGAGCGATATTGATCCCGAGAGTTACAATATGAATGGTGGAACACGTGGTATGGCTTCGCCCAAAACTTACTCCATCGGATTATCAACAAGTTTCTAA